The Deltaproteobacteria bacterium genomic interval TATACTATGGAATATACGCTTTGTCTCCTGGCCAAAAACAGGAATAATTGTAGTTATAACCCTGATCTCGGAAATGGGGCAGAGGAGCGAAAAGTCTTCATGACGAGTGTTGCGTCGATTTGCTGATAGCTTGAAAATGCTCATACCATCGGGTGTTCCGGTTGCCACCGGGACAAACTGAAGGGGTTGACGGAGAAGCAGAGCATTGTGCGTCAGCTTGATTCTCGCAATACTAATGACTTGATATTAAAGAGCAATATGTAAAAGAATTCTGCTAGCAACTGACATAAAGATAGGATATTAGGGAAAAAGTGGTAAAGACAAAGGGTATTGGTATTAGGGGCAAAACTTCGGCAAAAATAATAAAAGCGTGCGATCCCGAATCCCCGGAGACAGCGGCCTCCATACTGAACGGCGGCGGGGTTATCGTTTATCCAACGGAAACTCTTTACGGAATAGGCGCGCTTGCTTCATTCAGGGAGTCCGTTGAAAAAATATTTGAAATCAAGGGAAGGCCCCACGGAAAAGCAATACCTTTACTCCTAAAAGATACCGATATGCTGGAAAGAATCGCGGAGATGAATGACAGGATATCATCCCTTTCGGACAGGTTTTGGCCGGGACCGCTTACGCTTGTGGTTAAGGAAATATCTGGGCTGCCCGAACTTATTACATCAGGGGCGGGGAAGGTTGCGGTGAGAGTCTCCGACGGTGAATTTGTGAAACGTTTGTTTAAATATATAGATCAACCGCTTTGCTCGACCAGCGCGAACTTAAGCGGGGCTGAAAACATTCTCGAATGTGACTACATTGTCGAGACATTCGAAGACAAAGTTGACCTTATAGTAGACTCTGGTAATCTTCCGCCCTCGAAAGGATCGACTATCCTGGATATCACGGTCAGTCCCCCCGAAATACTGAGAGAGGGAGACGTAAGTGCCCAAGATTTAAAGGAGTTTTTTTGATGCCTGCTATAAAAGGATTTAAGGGTATTAGATACAATCCCGAGAAGATAGATGATTTCAGCAAGGTGCTGGCACCCCCCTACGATGTGATTAACCCCGAGGAGCAGGAAGAGCTGCTTGAAAGACACCCCCATAACGTCGTTCGCCTGATACTTCCCAGCGGCGAAAGCGACATAAAATACGAGAGGGCGGCCAAGACCTTCAGGGACTGGTACGTAGAGGACATTCTGCTTCAGGACCCCGAGCCTTCCATCTACCCATACTATCAGGAATTCGAGGAGCAGGGGAAAAAACTGACACGTAAAGGGTTCATAGCCACGGTGAAGATAGAAGACTTCTCTTCGAAAAAAATTCTCCCCCACGAGAGAACCTTCCCGAAGCACAAACAAGACAGAATGAAGCTCAATACCGCGTGCAAAGCAAATATGAGTCCGGTATTTTCGGTATATTCCGACCCCGAAGGGACTATTGAAAAAGCGGTAGATGATACATTGAACGAAAAACCTCTATTCGATATAACAAATAAGGACGGCGTCAGAAACATCCTGTGGAGGATTTCAAACCCCTGGCTTCTTTCCTTTATCAAAGACAGATTGATGGACAAGAGCTTTCTTATCGCAGACGGCCACCACCGTTACGAAACGGCGCTTGAGATGAGAAATATTCAACGTGAAAAGACGAAAGACAGCTCCGGGAATAAGCCATTCGATTACGTGATGATGTACCTCTCAAGGGCTGAATGCGAAGGGCTCATAATAAATCCCACTCACAGGATAATAAAAAATCTGGGCCAATACGAGATCGAGAGTTTTATGGAAAAACTGAGAACAGACTTCAAAGTCGAGAAAATGCCTTATAAAGAAGGCATCACCGATATAGGTCATGAAGAATTCACCGTAATCACGAAAGACCCGGATTACGTATACAGGGTGTCATCTATTAATAACTTTCCAGAGTCCTATGCCAATCAGGGGGTAATGCTTCTCCATAATGTCGTGTTCAAAAAAATCCTGGATGAAGGGCAATCGGGCATTCTTTATACGAAATTTCTCGACGAGGCGGTTGAGCTGGTAAGAGGGGGTGAATACGAGCTCGGTTTCATTCTCCCCGAACTGAGGGCAAATGATATTTTCGAAGTCGTCCTGGCCGGCGAAAGAATGCCCCATAAAACAACCTACTTTTACCCCAAGATACTGTCCGGCCTGACATTCAATCCACTCTGGTAGAAATGCGGTCACAGGAAGTCTTGCCCGGTTTTCAAGTCCTCCCGCAAAAATTCTCTTATACGTCATAATGTTATTATAAAACCCTTCTTATCGGGCGGCTGATTGATTTATAATCTATTTTGCATTATTAATTTACACATATTATCTGCAAACAAAACACGCGAATTAAAGGGAGAACGTTATGTCGGCATTCTTGATATTAATCGTCATTCTGGCGGTGCTGATTTTCGTATCGGTCGGGATCTACAACGGACTTGTGAAACTCAGAAACTCGTCAGAGCAGGCCTGGTCCGATGTCGATGTACAGCTTAAAAGAAGATACGATCTCGTGCCGAATCTCGTCGAGACAGTTAAAGGCTACGCCTCGCACGAAAAAGAGACATTTGAAAAAGTAGTACAGGCACGAAATCAGGCCATGAATGCCACATCCCCGGAGGACAAAGCCCAGGCGGAGAATTTTCTTCAATCGACCCTCAAGAGTCTCTTCGCTCTCGCCGAGGCTTATCCCGAGCTCAAAGCCAATCAGAACTTCATCGAGCTACAGACTGAGCTCTCGAATATTGAAGAGCAGATACAGCTCGCGCGCCGCTACTACAATGCCGTCGTGAGGGATTTAAACACCCGGATAGAATCCGTGCCGAGCAATATTGTCGCGAACATCTTCAATTTTCAAAAAAGAGAGTACTTCGAACTTGATTCCGCAGAGGAGAGAAAGGCTCCTCAAGTAAGCTTCAACTAGGATTACCGGAGTCCGAGTGAAACTTTTCTCCTCATGATGTCAAAAAACTCAATAAAAATAATATTCTTTTTTATATGCTTCTTAAGCATTTTCTATCCCTTTAACGTGAATTCCGAGGAGATAAAAAGCTTTTTCTCGGAGATACATGTAAATAGAGACAGTACGATTTTTGTCCGGGAAGACATCCAGTACGATTTTCAGTATGCCCACAGACACGGAATATTCAGGGACATACCCTACAAGTACGATTACGGATATAAGCAGTACGGTATCAAAATTGATGTAGAGGATGTAACCGACTCGGAAGGACAATCCTATAATTACAGCGTCAGCCGTTCAGGCAACAGGGTAAATATTAAGATAGGCGATCCCGATAAAACAATCACCGGGACCCATGATTACAGAATCGATTACTCCGTCAGGGGAGCTATAGCCTTTTTCGAAGACCATGACGAACTTTACTGGAATGTGACCGGCACAGAGTGGAGAGTCCCGATTAAAAAAGCGGGCGCCAAGGTTTATCTTGAGGGAGAAACAATAGACGGTGTCAAAGCAAAATGCTTTACAGGGGCGGCGGGCTCCCAAGCCCGGGATTGTGATTACAGTATGACACACGGCACCGTTGAGTTCACGGTCTCAGACGCCCTCCGGGCAGGTCAGGGGCTCACAATAGTTATCTGGCTCCCTAAAGGAACGATAGAAGAACCCTCTTCTTCTACTAAAGCAGCCTGGTTTCTCTCGGATAACTGGTACTTCGGATTGCCGTTTTTAACCCTTATCCTGTTTACTTACATCTGGCATACCCGCGGCAGAGACCCCGAAGGCAGGGGCGTAATTGCAGTCAGGTACGAACCCCCTGAGGAGATAACCCCGGCGGAAGCCGGAACGCTTGTGGATGAAAGTATCAATATACTAGACATAACCTCGACTATAATAGACCTTGCTGTGAGGGGTTACTTAAAAATCGAGGAAACCGAGAGCACAAAATTCTTCTTCTTTAATGATAGAGACTACAAGCTTGTTAAAATCAAAGAACCCGGCGCCCATGAGCTGAAACAGCACGAGGAAAAGGTGTTTTCGGGGATATTCAAGGGCGGTGATGACATTATGGTTTCAGACTTAAGGAACAAATTTTATAAAGAGCTGCCTCCGATTAAAAAAGCCCTGTACAAGGAGCTCATCGACAAGAATTACTTTCCGGCGAATCCGGAAAAAATTAAAAGTATTTATAAATGGGTGGGAATTATTATTATAATCCTGTCTTTCTTTCTGTTCAGCAGCTTGCTGCTTAAAATTTCATTAGCTTTGTCGGGACTTATAATTCTCATTTTTTCAAGATTTATGCCCCGAAAGACAAAACGCGGGGCTCTCGTGAACGAAGAGCTGCTGGGTTTCAGGGAATTCATCGAGCGAGCCGAAAAAGACAGGATTGAAAAACTGGCAAAGGACGACCCGACTTTATTCGACAGAGTGCTGCCTTTTGCGCTCGTTTTCGGACTGGAAGACAGGTGGGCGGACTCCTTCAAGGACATGTACAGGGAGCCTCCGTCCTGGTACAGCTCGCCCCATTACACGGGCGGCTTCACTCCCAGAATATTCGTATCGGACATAGGCCGCAGTCTGAGCGTTATGAACAGCACATTATCGTCTACGCCCAAAAGGTCCGGAAGTAGCGGTTTCAGCGGAGGCGGATCAAGCGGGGGAGGCTTCGGAGGAGGCGGGGGAGGGTCGTGGTAATCA includes:
- a CDS encoding L-threonylcarbamoyladenylate synthase, producing the protein MVKTKGIGIRGKTSAKIIKACDPESPETAASILNGGGVIVYPTETLYGIGALASFRESVEKIFEIKGRPHGKAIPLLLKDTDMLERIAEMNDRISSLSDRFWPGPLTLVVKEISGLPELITSGAGKVAVRVSDGEFVKRLFKYIDQPLCSTSANLSGAENILECDYIVETFEDKVDLIVDSGNLPPSKGSTILDITVSPPEILREGDVSAQDLKEFF
- a CDS encoding DUF1015 domain-containing protein; translated protein: MPAIKGFKGIRYNPEKIDDFSKVLAPPYDVINPEEQEELLERHPHNVVRLILPSGESDIKYERAAKTFRDWYVEDILLQDPEPSIYPYYQEFEEQGKKLTRKGFIATVKIEDFSSKKILPHERTFPKHKQDRMKLNTACKANMSPVFSVYSDPEGTIEKAVDDTLNEKPLFDITNKDGVRNILWRISNPWLLSFIKDRLMDKSFLIADGHHRYETALEMRNIQREKTKDSSGNKPFDYVMMYLSRAECEGLIINPTHRIIKNLGQYEIESFMEKLRTDFKVEKMPYKEGITDIGHEEFTVITKDPDYVYRVSSINNFPESYANQGVMLLHNVVFKKILDEGQSGILYTKFLDEAVELVRGGEYELGFILPELRANDIFEVVLAGERMPHKTTYFYPKILSGLTFNPLW
- a CDS encoding DUF2207 domain-containing protein, which codes for MMSKNSIKIIFFFICFLSIFYPFNVNSEEIKSFFSEIHVNRDSTIFVREDIQYDFQYAHRHGIFRDIPYKYDYGYKQYGIKIDVEDVTDSEGQSYNYSVSRSGNRVNIKIGDPDKTITGTHDYRIDYSVRGAIAFFEDHDELYWNVTGTEWRVPIKKAGAKVYLEGETIDGVKAKCFTGAAGSQARDCDYSMTHGTVEFTVSDALRAGQGLTIVIWLPKGTIEEPSSSTKAAWFLSDNWYFGLPFLTLILFTYIWHTRGRDPEGRGVIAVRYEPPEEITPAEAGTLVDESINILDITSTIIDLAVRGYLKIEETESTKFFFFNDRDYKLVKIKEPGAHELKQHEEKVFSGIFKGGDDIMVSDLRNKFYKELPPIKKALYKELIDKNYFPANPEKIKSIYKWVGIIIIILSFFLFSSLLLKISLALSGLIILIFSRFMPRKTKRGALVNEELLGFREFIERAEKDRIEKLAKDDPTLFDRVLPFALVFGLEDRWADSFKDMYREPPSWYSSPHYTGGFTPRIFVSDIGRSLSVMNSTLSSTPKRSGSSGFSGGGSSGGGFGGGGGGSW
- a CDS encoding LemA family protein — its product is MSAFLILIVILAVLIFVSVGIYNGLVKLRNSSEQAWSDVDVQLKRRYDLVPNLVETVKGYASHEKETFEKVVQARNQAMNATSPEDKAQAENFLQSTLKSLFALAEAYPELKANQNFIELQTELSNIEEQIQLARRYYNAVVRDLNTRIESVPSNIVANIFNFQKREYFELDSAEERKAPQVSFN